TGCAGAgccgaaaagaagaacgccTTTCGGTGTTGCTGGGTCTCTTGCTTGTGACCCAAACGCTTCTCCGCAGCTTGCGCGAGTTCTACGCGTCCATCTACAGAAACGCACATATCTATGTCTATCCATCTGTAactatatgtatctatatctatcaATCTATCTATACGTAGCTAGCTACATCTGTTTATATCTATcgatatatgtatgtatatatatatatttgtatgtagATAAAGAATTATTCGCGGGTGTCCACGTGTGAACATGTAGGAATTCAAAGATACGCActcagagaaacgcaagtgAAATACAGGGACCTCCGAGCACAAACTCAGAAATCGACGCGACGCTTTCCACATCGACACACATTCACTTAAACCACTCTGCTCAGAAGTTCGGACCGTTAAGGCGTACGAGGTCGCAAAGACGACTTTGGTCCGCTGTTGGACTActgcacactgaagaacgcgacttctctgctgcgttcACCGACTGAGGGAAACAGGCGCTTATCGTGGCGAAAGAAGATTTCAGGATGACCTTTCGCGGCTTCCGAGAATCGCTTCGCTGAGGAAGGCGGCCACCAGTCCTCTCTTCTCAAATCGCTCTTCCGAGCTTCTCCCATGAGAGGGAGAGCAAGAGTTCGAGGAGCTGTTTCCGGCGGTCACCATAAATCGATTCTACGGAGTCCCAGTCAGGAGTCCAAGTCCACCAGTGTCTCCATCCAATTCGAGGTCTTCAGGGCTTCAACGGatgtcacacacacacacatacatatatatatatatatacatatataattATGTAAGCACATTTTttagatgcatgcacgcatatagacatgcacacatatacatacatatatatatatatatacacatgtatatatttacatatatgtttatatatttatgtcgACGAAAGGGCTGATAttgacagagaagacagataGGTCTGCACAGgtgcttcctctcgctttctccttgttcgtttttcacatgtttcctcgttctctcctggAACTCGTAAACTCCTGAGATGACGAAGATACGGTGCGGGACTCGTTGATGTCTCTCAACGACGAACGGCTGCGCGTCTGCAAAGCTACATCCTTCaggattcttctctctctgcgagcAGGTGACTTTCTCTGCCTACCGGGGAGAGAACCAGCTGCCTGTGTTGGTACATCAGAGTTGCAGCCCAATAGCCACGGCAGGCCTGAAGAGCGGCACTTCGGGACtgcagaagacggcgaagaaacCAGATAAGAAAAGGAACCTCATCCTTTGAAGAGTCCGTTTTTGTGTTCTGAGCAAGCAACTGAATTTAAATTTCACCTCGTCGGCATTCGCGTGCTCCGAGGAAAAAGCAACCGAAAGACAGTCCTCCAGGTTCCCCGCAAGAAAGGAACCTGGAACTGAAGTCAGCACCGTTTGCATTTGGAGAGCCCTGTGGCATGCTCCACTGTTAGATACACAAACACAGAGCGCTcctcagagagaaagcgaaccgtggagccacagaagcaGTTTCTGTGAGGTTTTTTTCGCGGCTTCGTTTCCTGTAACTTTCTCACTGTGCACTCACAAAAAAAATCCACTTGCATTCACAGAGCCACCCAGAGACACGTAACATCTATAAGATGGATAAATAgacgtacatacatatacatatatatatatacatatatatatatatacatatatatatttgctCATGTTTATTTGATTCTACGAACTAAGACCAGCGGAGAGAGTCCTTTGATGTTtcccgtttcttcgttttccgaAACTGTCCCTGTAGACATAAAGCTAGAGAGATCCAGAAGTATATGCGGAAACAGATCCGcaaatgcatatacatatatatatatgcatgtgtttgTATTTATCTTTCTGATTTCATCGAATCTGTGGCAGCGGATGTTGTGTCTGTGCGATTTTTCCGTTGTAGTTTCCGTGACTGCGCGAGGCTTGTGTCAGGTGAGATGTCGCTCCGTTCCtgcttcctgtcttcctcaGCGCTTTCAAGAGTCAAAAGCTCTACAATTCGCAAGGGCGCGGGCAATCGAAAAACTCGCGGCCGCCTCTACCCCCCCGGGGAAGGAcgcgaggggagaagagagcagcagaagagacgaggagagcgagaggaagagatggCGACTCGGCGATAGGAACAGGatgccagagagaagagaacaagagatagagaggccgggagagcaggaagcgacactgagagagagagagacaacgcggcCGAGTGTGAGTGCTCACGAGTATAAAGAGACCCGCTCAAGGAGGAATCatgcgagagacgagaggcgagaaagcaacCCGACGTTGGAAAGCCAGCAGGTGTGTGCATGtagtctcttctctcggccaGCTCGAGGGCGCGAAAGAGCTtggaagaacaggaggatCTTCCTCCCGGGGCCTGAGGCTTCACATTGTCTGGTTATTTgtagagagaaagcagcaaagagtgtctccttttttctggaaTACTCTCTCGGCCTAGTCCCGCGCCAACTTTCCAGAGGAGaggtctctttctctctcgcggagTCTCCgactgtctgtctcctcgttgtTGCTTGCGCGAGCGGCGCTTCCGCGCTTCTCGCAGCTCGCTGTGcatctccctgtctctccgcgttcctctctctctcttcccctgtGGCGTTCTCGTGGATTTCTGCATTTTtcactttctcctctttttctttcgttcttctccgcagtTCTCCTCCGTACCTTGCCATCCTCGCAGCTCCTCTCCACCTCCTCGgcggttctctctcgctcatGCGCGAcccccctctctcctgcttctctctcgtgcggccgcagaaaaacgctccacttccttctttttcgtccgTTCATCCGTTCTTGCGCGTTTTCCGACgatttcctcttttttctcctcgcgcgtcttcgGCCGTCGAGGCAGCgaactcttcctcttctctgagCAGGTGAGCCTCACGTCCccgctctctccgcctctccgcAGCGACTGTGAACGAACCgcaaaaaacgagagaatgCGCGCGCAGAGGGTCTCCCCTCGGTGCTCAAGGAtctcctccactttcgagtgACTTCGCAATCTCTCGTTCCCTGCTTCCTGCTCTCAACTGGGCTCGGCCTGGTTTCCATGCATGTCTactttccgtttctcctcgttcccctctccttcccttcacGTTGCTTCTCTGATTCTGCGCttgcctgtcttctcttcctcggcctgGCTCCTCCTTACTTGCTGTCTctggcctcttcctcctcgtcgatgtcctgccttctccgtgccctccttcgctctcgctgtcttgcgcctcttctctggctgctgctgtgtgtgtgtgtgtgtctgcttctccgtcatctgctctccccctctctccttccttctctccttccttctctccttccttctctccttccttctctctgtttctctggcatcctctctccacgaccagttccttctctccatgttttctgtctctgtgtgcttctctttcttcttcgctctttttctcctcctttctcctgcccgctcttttcctctgctaGTACTCCTCCTcgtgtctcccctctcttccctctcctccctctccgagTCCTAAAAAGCCATCCCTCGACCGGTTGaagccgccgccttcgcgaGTCCGCTCTTGCGctgctctcgcgcctctcctgtctgttGCCCGACCTCACGACCgttgctctttttcttctctgcctcttcagcGCCTGCAACCGTTCGGCTTATCTTCGGAGACGCAGCGATGGACCTGTCAAACGAGAAAGCCGTGGGGGCTCTCTCGAAACATCGTGCCTCGCCGAACAGCGAAAGCGgcactgtctcttcctccccagatctcctgtcttctctccaggaTGTCAACATCCACACCAAGGCGCATGTCCTGGACGCTGAGGAGGTgagttgaagaaggagaggaatgCACTCAACAGGAGGAGCTGTGTGCGTCTCGTCCGCTCCGCTTTTTTCccggtttccttctcccgttGCTCTCCATGTCGTGACCTTTCGGTCCACCGGAAAAGACTCCAGCAAGCTGTAGCTGGGCCGTTGTCGCGTTTCTGTTCCCGGCGAGCTATGCGACCGTTCTGATGCATGCGGTCTTTGTTTCGTCGTCCACGCTATCGCGATCCCGccgcggaagaaggagaaaaagagcgactCAGGTGCtcttcagctgtctctctccctggatgtgtgtgtgcctctctcgctctctcatCTCTTTTTTTAGAACGAAGCCTCAAGTCTCGTTTTTTAAGTCGAGGACCGGGATCAAAGACGTCCAGCTGTGCACCACCGTTATTTTTCGTCACTCTTCTTCCGGCAGTCTtaggctcttctctctttcctgtttctctcgagtttcgttctctctctctcctcttcttacgctgtctctctcgttctcgcaTGTATCTCCCGCACGACTGTGCTGTGAGAAACTGTGTATCGCGCGTTCCATgttccctcgtttttcttctctccgtgtctgcgccttccaccgtttctcccttttccctgttcctctctcgttctctgtttctctgcttttctttcctgtcctccctccttcttcagaagTTCAGTGTCTCGGCTTTCAGTCTTCCTCGGTGCCTTGAGTTCCCCctctttcgttcctctttctcccttctctttttccggGGTGTATAAACACCCGCCttcactgttttttctttcttctcgtgttCACTCATTCAGAGTCTCCAGTTTCCCCTTTTCTTAGGTTGTTCGCCAGTTGAAGGCGGACGCAAAGCGCGGTCTCTCTGAAGCGGACGCCTGCGAGCGGCTGGAACTCTTTGGAAAGAACGAGCTGGAGCAAGAGCCTGGcaagtctcttcttcagctgatTTTGGAACAGTTCCAGGATCTCCTCGTCAGGTAGGAacgcgaggaaacgcgaagaaagatGATTTCTGCTtggcagaaagaaaagctcGCCGCGCAGGCAAGAAGCCAGTGAGGCGGTGGCCGGAAGTCCAGAGATCACGCAGGCGCTTGCGAAAACCAGACACGGCGCCGGtgccgggtgtacgtacacctgaggGAGCTGGAACAGATTCGGCCTTCGAAAACGTTGAGGTCGTCTCTGGCAAGGCGAATTCTCTGCGCCGTGTGAATGCCGCTGTTTCGAGACTTCCCGACGTGTATCCTTCTTTGCGGttcttgcgtcttctttcttctcttctcttcttagCGTTCCAGTCGAGTAAACAGCGACATCCTCGCTCCTCGAGCACTGAGTAGAACTCCGGTTTTGACAGACAGATAGACAGACATGTTCTCCACGCCTGCTGCTCACCACCAAACGCGACTGGACTGTGCTGAAGACAGCGCGAGTGATTGCATGCGTCTGGCTGCGCGACTCGGAATTGATTGATCCAAACGTCTGGTGTTTTCGCAggattcttctctcggcaGCCGTTGTCAGTTTcatcctcgctctcttcgaaGGAGGCGCTGACGAAGGCGTCACTGCTTTCATCGAACCTCTCGTCATTCTCATTATTCTCATTCTCAACGCCGCCGTTGGCGTATGGCAGGTGTGCAGCTCCCCCCTTTTGCTCAAGAAAGAAGCTCGGTGGATTCTTGACCGCCTCGTTGTACATGCATACCTGGCGTCGAGTACATGGATAAATGCAGTTAATTGTCGATAGGCGCCTATCTCCCTGATCCTGCATCTACGACGGTCGTGTCTGCAGCGGTCTTGCGCATGTCTCGTTGACTTCGTTGCAGGAAGTCATTGTCAAGAACTTTCCAGGTGATACATGGAAGGAATGGCGCGCCGCAACCTGTGGACAGGAGTGCATCTCTGTTTGTGCGTCGTCACATGATATGCGTAGAGGGATCTCCGTCCATGTTTGTCCCTTATCTGCGTGGAGTCCAATGTGGAAATGCGCTTCAGGAATCGAATGCGGAGAAGGCACTGGAAGCACTCAAGGAGCTTCAGCCTGCTCAAGGGCGCGTCTTGCGAGGCGGTGTCTGGCGTCTTCTCCCATCAGCAAATCTCGTTCCTGGGGATATCATTGACGTTCGCTGCGGAGACAAAGTCCCTGCCGACTGccgagttctcgctctcaaATCCACCACTCTGCGCGTCGAACAGTCGCAGCTCACTGGCGAAAGTGTCACCGTCAACAAGGTACATCCGACCCACAGaacctcttctctgtctttttccaCTCTTCCCAACATGCATAAACgtacgcatatacatatagacctatatatatacttatatttaataatatatatacacatatatatatatatacatatttatatgtatatatatatatatatttgtacatatatgtataaatgtttatctatgtgtatatttgtatacgTGAGGCCATGGAGGTTTGTGCAGATCGGTTACTTCGAGTTTGTAGGCGATGCATTTCGAAGCAGAGTTCAGCCGCAGGTCGGACGGCTGTATGTCCTGGACGCAGGCGTTTTTTGACGTTCCGGCGTTTTCGCGTGGTGTCTTTCTCCATCTGGCTTTTCATCGACGTCGTTTGtcgcagtgcatgcacctgGGCGCAGGCGGGTGGGGGGCTTAGGCGCAGCGGTTTGCGTGTCTGCCTTTTGAGGTCGGGGAGCGACGCTGGACTCGGCTTTGTCGGCGTTGTCGCAGGATGCAGAGGTTCTGGCTGCGTCGTACGAAGACTGCGAAGTTCAGAGCAAGTCGaatcttctcttctcctccacgaCGGTCGCGAGCGGACATGCGGTGGCAGTTGTGGTCGCCACCGGAATGAGGACTGAAATCGGAAAGATCCAGAGTGCCGTTCAGGAAGCTGGCGCTGACGATGAAGATCAAACGCCGCTGCAGCAAAAACTCGACGAATTCGGAGAAATCCTCAGCAAAGTCATCTTCGTCATCTGCATTGTCGTCTGGGTGATCAACATCAAGGTAATCACCACACACACAAGCACCAGCAACGCCAGGGACCTTTCGAGCTGACATGCAGACACCGGgatttctgtctccgtctatCTTTCTTTCTATACTTTCGTGTAGTTgtgatgcatgcatttgcttGGACCTGTGTTTCTCGGAACGTGCAGCCTCTGCGAATCTGTATGgatcgttctctctcttcacggTTCTGTTTATGTGTGCTGACCTTCCTATTTAAATATCAGTCAACTCGCCATCTagctctctgcctctgtatGTATGTCAGCCTGTATGTATGTTCATTCACCTACCGAGAAAAAGCTATCCATAGTTATCGATCGATAGCGGTCTATATCgcttcacctctctctgGATCTGCCCATCTATCGAGGCACATAATTGCATGCGCTTTTCCATCTAACCTTTTGCTTCGCTCTGCATGGTTTCCACTTTTCACCATATACCcaaatatatacaaatatatatatatatatatgtatatatgtatttgtgtgtataGGAGTATGTGCGTTTCGCTGGCTTCTGTCATGCACATTCTCCTCTGTACGTAACGCCATAGGCACACCTGGCCATGTGAAAATCTCTGGAGTCAcacctcctctgtctctctctctaaaCGCATAACTatacagagacacagacaaatgtatatatatatatgtatatatatatatgtatatatatatatgtatatatatatatgtatatatatatatgtatatatatatgtatatatgtatttgtgtgtataGGAGTATGTGCGTTTCGCTGGCTTCTGTCATGCACATTCTCCTCTGTACGTAACGCCATAGGCACACCTGGCCATGTGAAAATCTCTGGAGTCAcacctcctctgtctctctctctaaaCGCATAACTatacagagacacagacaaatgtatatatatatatgtatatatatatatgtatatatatatatgtatatatatatgtatatatgtatttgtgtgtataGGAGTATGTGCGTTTCGCTGGCTTCTGTCATGCACATTCTCCTCTGTACGTAACGCCATAGGCACACCTGGCCATGTGAAAATCTCTGGAGTCAcacctcctctgtctctctctctaaaCGCATAACTatacagagacacagacaaatgtatatatatatatgtatatatatatatgtatatatatatatgtatatatatatgtatatatatatatatatatatgtatatatatatatatatgtatatgtatgtatatatttatgtgtgtgtatatatatatatatttgtatatatatatatatatatatgtatatgggtatgtcttcctctttgaTTAGATGGGTGTGTTTTGGGCGCGGTGTCTGCTCGTATGTCTTCAGCATTTTTCGGATCCTGTGCATGGCGGCTTTTTGCGGGGATGCATTTACTACTTCAAGATCGCGGTAGCCTTGGCAGTCGCAGCGATTCCGGAGGGACTTCCCGCCGTGATCACGACTTGCCTCGCACTGGGCACACGAAAAATGGCCAAGAAAAACGCCATCGTGAGAAAGCTCGCGAGTGTCGAGACACTCGGATGCACCACCGTCATCTGCAGCGACAAAACCGGCACTCTGACGACGAACGAAATGACTTGCGTCCGCTTCTGCGTCCCCAACATGCGCCACGGAGTAAGGAAAaagacacgagaaaaaactcgcGGGCCCTcaaacagagaacgcgagagagaacggaggagagagggacgaGGACGCGCCTGCACTaaggaggagaacagaaaaaaaagcgcagactctctctctctctgtctgtctttctgtctgtctgtggcgAGAGGGTCTGTTTTTGTGTTCTTCGTCGCACCGTGTCTGGAGGTCGAAGCCGAGTCGGTGGCGTCCCCGCGTCTTGCCTGCTCCTCAGATGAACTTGTGCATTTccgggagacgagagcgacggtCGTCGCTTGAACGCCGGCGCCGGGGATTCCGCGGTGTCTGCCAGTCGCCAcggtgtgtgtatgtgtagaAGGACGGTCGGACCGCATCTGTGCGTAGGTCAAACGTGCGAAagctgcgttttctgtgaaTCCGTGTCTGAGTggtgtggagagaaagagttcGTTCTGCGTGCTCTCGAtctctgcgtcgaggagacagagaggcaggtcGCTGCAGGGTCGCTGAGCATGTCGGCGTCTCGCGTTCGCGCCGTCGAAACAGCATTGCGTCGGAGTTCTCGCGCTTTTCTGGCGAGGCCAGACACTAGGAAAGCCGCAGACCAAAAGGCTGCTCGTTCACCGATACACGCCCCCGTCGTGCGCTGTGTGCCTTTCCGCCTGTCCAGACTGACGAGTACACATGTGAGGGATCCTGCTACTCGCCGATCGGCGCTGTCAACTACGCGGGGTCGTCGCACAGTCAACGAAGGAAGTTCCACCACATCGAAGAAACTGACCAAAATCTTCAGTGGCTCGCGAGGTGTGCGACCCTGTGCAACGAAGCGCGGCTGGAGATTGCGCCTGGCAGCCAAGGCATGAAGTTTACGCGTCTCGGCGAACCGACTGAAGCCgcgctcctcgtcctcgtcgagaaactcgggtgtacagacagcacGCTCAACGCCCGCTTCCTCCAGTGCGAAGGCCGAAAGGAACAGGCCCCGATGCCTTTCTGGTCAgtgaaaaaacggaaaagcAAACGAAAGAGGTCGCAGACACAGGGCACGGCGACACGAGAACAGAACAAAGGGGAACGAGAGCGAACaaaggggaagagagcgaacaaAGGGGAACGAGAGGGAtcaggaggagagaggtaGACAAAGGCTGAactccttttctcgcctgGTTTTAGCTCCTCTTGGCTTGTGCTGCACCCCCTGAGGACGGTCCGCGATTGGACAggcagcgaaaaaaaacgaacagaAAAGAGTTGCAGAGCGACTTGGAGGTCGACGGAGAGATACCGGTTTCTGCTGGGTTTCTCGGAGACTCCTCGTCTGCGTGGCGACGGCTTTTTTCGAGCTCTCCTGCAACCACagaaagaggcaagaaacaacagagaaCAGCGGGGGGTCTGGCgtgcaagagagagagacgtagTGCCGATTCGAGAGCGAAACGCTTTCTATTTTGCGGTTTTTCAGCGATTACTGGGCGTCTTCGTGGAACTCTCTGGCGACTCTCGAATTTactcgcgagagaaagagcatgAGCGTTTTGTGCCGCGAACGGAACAGCTCGCAAAATACGCTCTTCGTCAAGGGAGCCCCAGAGTCTGTTCTCGAGAGGTACGCGCCTCGTTCGCCTGCAGCGATTCGGCGACAAACTTTTTTTTGAGACCAGAACAGCCACAACGACTGGACCTGCGAACAAGAGAGCGAGTCGCGGTTCGAAGAACCGAATGTTAATTCGTCAGCTCTCTCTGCGTACTCGaagcttctcgccttccctccaATTGTGTACCGACGCCAGCCTTCTTGCCTGATCCAGACAAAGCGGAAAATGTTGAACATAAAAACCAATTTCTGCATATGTTCATATATGCTTTTCCCCTCATGAATCCACATGCATATACCTGCCTCTCTAGTGatataatatgtatatatatatatatatatatatgtttgtatatgtatgtttgtatatatatatatatatatatggatgtatgtaaatgtgtatgcatgttgATGTAGATGTATGTTCATGTGTATGTCGACCTACGCAGGTATAGTCGTACGTATGATACGATGCATCCGTCGGCATGGATATGATCACCCTTGTGTCAGATCTGGCGATTTGTATGTTGTCTTTCGCGTCCAGGTGTacctctgtgcttcttccAAACGGAACAGTGACCGCGTTGACAGAGGGGATTCGCAAGAAGATCCAAAACGACGTGGACACGATGGCGGCAGACGCACTCCGCACTCTGGCGCTCGCGATGAAGCGCGACTGTGGCGAACTGGCTGACTACGATTCTGCCAGTCCAAGCGAATCAAGGCATCCTGCTCGCGTAAGTTCGCGCGCTCgagtttcgttttcctgccTTCAAGTCCTCAGAAATGAAAATCTCcaaattatatatatatatatataaatgcataaATATGTTTGAATTTACCAGTGCCTGTGCATGAGTGTATGAATGTCGAGGAAATGTGTACGTTCACATGGCCATGTATATGAAGCTACATACATATAAGAGCATATTGGTCTATAGATAAATTTGGGTGtgtcgagaaagaaacgcgttAGTACTGGTATTTCTGCATATGTTTATGCACATTCATATgtatgtctctttctctctctctctctctatatatatatatagatagatagatggagggaaagaaagacggagaagtATGTCTGTATTTCGGTAGGTTTACATGTCTCTGGATGTTTGTTTCTGCACCAGTTTTCCGGCACAGAGGAGTTGATAACTTTTCTCTGAGCAGTCTGGACGCATGCACCGGAGAGGCACTGGGCAGTGCaccgtttttctcgcatGCTGCTCTCCATTTTTGCGGTCTCGAGTTTCAGCTGTGTACGCGCGTGAGTGGAACAACGACTTCGAGGTTCGAGCGAGGAACTTCTTTTTCGTTATGTGTGTGTTGTTTCGGTggttccgttttctcttttccagaAACTTCTGGAAGACGCCGCCAACTTCGCAAAGATTGAGAGCGACTTGATCTTCCTCGGCCTTGTGGGGTTGATGGATCCTCCCAGACCGGAAGTCAGCGCTGCgatcgacgcatgcagaggtaGGCGGTTTCTCCtgatttttttttcgcggagCTTTCTGTGGCGTCcctcggtcttctctgtctcctgggtCTGCGCCAGTCCTTCCTCGttcgctgctgctctctGAATGCACTTCAGGCGCGGGCATCAAGGTGGTGATGATCACTGGAGACAACAAGTTGACGGCGGAGGCGGTGGCTTCCATGATTCACATTGTCGACGACGGATGCGTCGGGAACTGCTCCTTCACTGGCAAAGAATTCGAAGGCCTTTCTcttgaagagaagaaagaagtccTCTCTCAGGGTATGCCAAGAATAGCCATAAATTTACGCAAACAGACATACATGTAGATAGatggagaaagggagagagagatattCGGGATGTCCGAGTTTCTGTGGAGGATTAGGTGTGCATTTGTGTACTGGACTGAGGACCATTTGTCTGCAGCGTTTTCCGACGCGACTTCCTTTCGAGTCGAATCCAACAACTGGAAATGCAGACGTTCTCGAGCAGCCTCCATGTATATACCCCTAGttatacacatacatagatGGGTATATTTACCTATGTTTTTTATGCGGCTGAATGTGTCATCCGTGAGTACATCTGTGAATGGGACTGAAACGATCTCTACATCCAGCaatgcacatacatacatacatacatacatacatacatacatacatacatacatatatacatacatacatacatacatacatacatacatacatacatacatacatacatatatatatatatatatatatatatatatatatatatatatgcatgtgcgtgtatgcatatatgtatttgtacgagtgtatatttgtatatgtggagagcgagagggtgAGAGGTTCGGTTGAAGCGTTCTTTGCGGTTTTCACATTTTTCTGCCTGGCACTTTCGTTCAGACGGAGTGGTGTTTTCTCGCACGGAGCCGAAGCACAAGCA
This Toxoplasma gondii ME49 chromosome VIII, whole genome shotgun sequence DNA region includes the following protein-coding sequences:
- a CDS encoding sarco/endoplasmic reticulum Ca2+-ATPase (encoded by transcript TGME49_230420~Predicted trans-membrane domain (TMHMM2.0):100-123:126-149:303-321:342-365:902-925:1011-1034:1038-1061); its protein translation is MDLSNEKAVGALSKHRASPNSESGTVSSSPDLLSSLQDVNIHTKAHVLDAEEVVRQLKADAKRGLSEADACERLELFGKNELEQEPGKSLLQLILEQFQDLLVRILLSAAVVSFILALFEGGADEGVTAFIEPLVILIILILNAAVGVWQESNAEKALEALKELQPAQGRVLRGGVWRLLPSANLVPGDIIDVRCGDKVPADCRVLALKSTTLRVEQSQLTGESVTVNKDAEVLAASYEDCEVQSKSNLLFSSTTVASGHAVAVVVATGMRTEIGKIQSAVQEAGADDEDQTPLQQKLDEFGEILSKVIFVICIVVWVINIKHFSDPVHGGFLRGCIYYFKIAVALAVAAIPEGLPAVITTCLALGTRKMAKKNAIVRKLASVETLGCTTVICSDKTGTLTTNEMTCVRFCVPNMRHGTDEYTCEGSCYSPIGAVNYAGSSHSQRRKFHHIEETDQNLQWLARCATLCNEARLEIAPGSQGMKFTRLGEPTEAALLVLVEKLGCTDSTLNARFLQCEGRKEQAPMPFCDYWASSWNSLATLEFTRERKSMSVLCRERNSSQNTLFVKGAPESVLERCTSVLLPNGTVTALTEGIRKKIQNDVDTMAADALRTLALAMKRDCGELADYDSASPSESRHPARKLLEDAANFAKIESDLIFLGLVGLMDPPRPEVSAAIDACRGAGIKVVMITGDNKLTAEAVASMIHIVDDGCVGNCSFTGKEFEGLSLEEKKEVLSQDGVVFSRTEPKHKQMIIRLLRELGETTAMTGDGVNDAPALKQADIGVAMGIAGTEVAKEAADMVLADDNFSTIVAAVEEGRSIYNNMKAFIRYLISSNIGEVASIFFTAALGVPEGLSPVQLLWVNLVTDGPPATALGFNPPDLDVMKREPRHREDKLISNWIFLRYLLIGIYVGLSTVGIFVSWFVTGLDNGADPHTLVSLKQLMHWNECPSWEDFQVAPVYGMKADDPCSFFTVGKVKASSLSLTVLVVIEMFNAFNALSEDASLLQLPPWTNPYLVVATVLSIAVHCCILYIPFLSRVFGVVPLTAVDWVYVVVWSLPVIFIDEGLKAIGRMKEAARRRQLSLSRSQSQLRKLQ